The DNA window AGGAAGTATAGCACCCCTGTCTCCCTAGCTCAGGGATGGGACTTGCGACTCGAAACCCCACGAGGTAGATCTCGAACGAGCCCGCCAGAGGGAACATTCAGGAGGCGATCGCCGACTACCTGGCCGTCGTCGACGAGCTACTCGAGGACGCCGAGGTCCGCGAAGTCGACGTCGCCCTCTAATCGCCGTGCCGAAGATCCCCGGTATCCCACATCAGAAGGCGGTTCGTGCGCTTGAGAAGGCGGGCTTTCGTATTGCGCGTCAGGGCAAGCACATCGTCATGACCGATGGAGCGCGCATCCTCACCATCCCGCGACACAACCCCGTCAACGCCTTCACCCTTGGCGGCATCGTGAGAGATGCAGGGCTCACCGTCGAGCAGTTCAAGAAGTTGCTCTGACGGGATAGCCATCGGGCAGATCGGTGAGAGCGGGAGCACGGGGGTGGAGGGTGGAGCCGAGAAACGGTCCGGCCGCAGGT is part of the bacterium genome and encodes:
- a CDS encoding addiction module toxin, HicA family produces the protein MPKIPGIPHQKAVRALEKAGFRIARQGKHIVMTDGARILTIPRHNPVNAFTLGGIVRDAGLTVEQFKKLL